Proteins encoded together in one Neobacillus sp. FSL H8-0543 window:
- a CDS encoding DNA polymerase IV: MKEMYPKKGRVILHVDMNSFYASVEMAYDPTLKGKPLAIAGNVEERRGIIVTCSYEARKFGVKTTMPLWEAKKLCPQLIVKKPNFDRYRAASIAMFEILRNYTELVEPVSIDEGYLDITGSFELGSPIEIAQSIQKRVLEQLDLPCSIGIAPNKFLAKTASDMKKPMGITILRKRDISKLLWPLSTNEMHGIGKKTAEKLTTIGIHTIGDLAEGNEIQLKSLLGINGIRIKERANGIDNRVVDPESVSEFKSIGNSTTLPRDTSNQQELFRILDSLSETVSVRLKRKNVLATTLGITIRFKDRKTITRSKKLANPINQKEDIGTMAKQIFLNSWNGNPVRLLGITGYDLIEQDHAYKQLDLFSFEKDAKKEPLNKIISSLREKYGENIIENAGTHKVDSADNIGTGTSFNKDFLRSFPKSNKEED, from the coding sequence ATGAAGGAAATGTACCCGAAAAAGGGAAGGGTTATTTTACATGTTGATATGAATAGCTTCTATGCGTCGGTTGAGATGGCGTACGATCCGACACTTAAAGGGAAACCTCTTGCCATAGCTGGGAATGTAGAGGAGAGGCGGGGGATTATCGTCACCTGCAGCTACGAAGCGAGAAAATTTGGCGTGAAAACGACAATGCCACTCTGGGAGGCGAAAAAACTATGCCCGCAGTTAATTGTAAAAAAGCCAAATTTCGATCGGTACCGTGCAGCATCTATTGCTATGTTTGAGATACTAAGGAACTATACAGAACTTGTTGAACCTGTATCTATTGATGAGGGGTATTTAGATATTACAGGGTCCTTTGAGCTGGGAAGCCCAATAGAAATCGCACAAAGTATTCAAAAAAGAGTTCTTGAACAGCTAGATTTACCGTGCAGTATTGGGATTGCACCTAATAAATTTCTGGCAAAAACAGCCTCTGATATGAAAAAACCAATGGGGATTACGATTCTTCGCAAGCGCGATATCTCTAAACTGTTGTGGCCGTTATCCACCAATGAGATGCATGGTATCGGAAAAAAGACGGCTGAAAAGCTGACAACAATTGGAATCCATACGATTGGTGATTTAGCGGAAGGCAATGAGATACAACTCAAATCCCTGCTGGGAATAAATGGAATTCGAATAAAAGAGCGGGCAAACGGAATCGATAACCGAGTGGTTGACCCGGAATCGGTGTCCGAGTTTAAAAGTATTGGAAACTCGACAACACTTCCACGTGATACCAGTAACCAACAGGAGCTATTTCGTATATTAGATTCATTGTCAGAAACCGTATCTGTCAGACTAAAACGAAAAAATGTCCTTGCAACTACATTAGGAATTACCATTCGCTTTAAAGATAGAAAAACGATTACTAGAAGCAAAAAACTCGCTAATCCAATTAACCAAAAGGAAGATATCGGTACAATGGCTAAGCAGATTTTTCTGAATTCATGGAATGGAAATCCTGTTCGCTTGTTAGGAATAACCGGATATGATCTCATCGAACAGGACCATGCCTATAAACAGCTTGATTTATTTTCGTTTGAAAAAGATGCAAAGAAAGAACCCTTAAATAAAATTATTTCGAGCCTTCGTGAAAAGTATGGGGAAAATATTATTGAAAATGCTGGGACGCATAAGGTAGATTCTGCAGACAATATTGGCACAGGAACTAGCTTCAATAAAGACTTTTTACGTTCGTTTCCTAAAAGTAATAAAGAAGAAGACTAA
- a CDS encoding tripeptidase T, with protein sequence MINHERLLSEFLELVQIDSETKFETEIAKVLKQKFTDLGLDVFEDDTTAVTGHGAGNLVCTLAATKDGVDPIYFTSHMDTVVPAKGVKPSIKDGYVVTDGTTILGADDKAGLAVMFETIRVLKEQNIPHGMIQFVITVGEESGLVGAKALDSSLMKAKYGYALDSDGLVGNVVVAAPTQAKIKTVIYGKTAHAGVAPEKGISAITIAAKSIAKMPLGRIDSETTANIGRFEGGTQTNIVCDHVEILAEARSLIPEKMEAQVSKMKEAFESVAAEMGGRAEVDVEVMYPGFKFGEGDLVVELARKAAAKIGRSCELQQSGGGSDANVIAGFNIPTVNLAVGYEDIHTTNERMPIEELNKLAEMTVAIIEEVTNQ encoded by the coding sequence ATGATTAATCATGAACGTCTTTTAAGTGAATTTTTAGAGCTTGTACAAATTGACTCTGAAACAAAATTCGAAACAGAGATTGCGAAAGTGTTAAAACAAAAGTTTACCGATTTAGGCCTAGATGTTTTTGAGGATGATACAACAGCAGTGACTGGACACGGTGCCGGAAACTTAGTTTGTACCCTTGCTGCAACGAAAGATGGTGTGGATCCAATCTACTTCACTTCACATATGGATACAGTTGTTCCTGCAAAAGGAGTAAAACCATCGATTAAAGACGGCTATGTCGTTACAGATGGTACGACTATTTTAGGAGCGGATGATAAAGCAGGCTTAGCGGTTATGTTTGAAACGATTCGCGTATTAAAAGAACAAAATATTCCTCATGGTATGATCCAATTTGTTATTACAGTTGGTGAAGAATCAGGTCTTGTTGGGGCGAAGGCTCTTGACTCATCATTAATGAAGGCTAAGTATGGTTATGCCCTCGACAGCGATGGTTTAGTAGGAAATGTCGTCGTTGCTGCTCCGACGCAAGCTAAAATAAAAACGGTTATATACGGGAAAACAGCACATGCTGGTGTTGCCCCTGAAAAGGGAATTTCTGCGATTACGATTGCTGCTAAATCGATTGCGAAAATGCCATTAGGTCGAATTGACTCTGAAACAACTGCAAATATTGGTCGCTTTGAAGGGGGCACGCAAACAAACATCGTTTGTGACCACGTTGAGATATTAGCTGAGGCACGCTCGCTTATTCCTGAAAAAATGGAAGCACAGGTTAGCAAAATGAAAGAAGCGTTTGAATCAGTTGCTGCTGAAATGGGAGGCAGAGCTGAAGTGGACGTTGAAGTCATGTACCCTGGTTTCAAATTCGGCGAAGGCGACTTAGTTGTTGAACTCGCGCGCAAGGCAGCTGCAAAAATTGGCCGCAGCTGTGAATTACAGCAAAGCGGCGGCGGCAGTGATGCGAACGTCATTGCTGGTTTCAACATTCCTACCGTAAACCTTGCTGTTGGCTATGAAGATATCCATACAACAAATGAACGGATGCCAATCGAAGAGTTAAACAAATTAGCTGAGATGACCGTTGCGATTATCGAGGAAGTTACCAATCAATAA
- a CDS encoding acyl-CoA carboxylase subunit beta produces MLDIYEKINELYDRRREVELGGGDEKIDRQHAKGKLTARERIELLVDKDSFIELSPFIEHRTNDFGLDEQRGPGDGVVTGFGKVNGRPIYLFSQDFTVFGGALGEMHAKKIANVMDLAAKNGTPFVGLNDSGGARIQEGVVSLDGYGHIFYRNAIYSGVIPQISVIMGPCAGGAVYSPAITDFVFMVEKTSQMFITGPKVIETVTGEKISAEDLGGANVHNSISGNAHFQSESEAEVLDQVRKILSYLPQNNEEKAPRLEVEDENDYRPDLTDVIPFDTLRPYDVRKVIEQVADADSFMEIQKDFAKNIVVGFARIKGESVGLVCNQPKVMAGGLDINSSDKAARFIRTCDSFNIPIITFEDVTGFFPGVKQEHGGIIRHGAKILFAYSEATVPKLTIITRKAYGGAYVALNSKSIGADLVYAWPNAEIAVMGPQGAANIIFAREIQNSDNPEELRQQKIDEYREKFANPYVAASRGMVDDVIDPRETRIKIIQSLEMLRNKKESRPYKKHGNIPL; encoded by the coding sequence ATGTTAGACATCTATGAAAAAATTAATGAGTTATATGATAGGCGCCGGGAAGTTGAGCTTGGGGGCGGAGATGAAAAGATTGACAGGCAGCATGCTAAGGGGAAATTAACTGCTAGGGAACGGATTGAGCTTTTAGTCGATAAAGACTCCTTTATTGAACTAAGTCCTTTCATTGAGCATAGAACAAACGATTTTGGTCTTGATGAGCAAAGAGGTCCTGGCGATGGAGTTGTCACGGGCTTCGGTAAAGTAAATGGCCGGCCAATTTATCTGTTTTCTCAGGATTTTACCGTTTTTGGCGGTGCCTTAGGAGAAATGCATGCAAAAAAAATTGCTAATGTAATGGATTTAGCTGCGAAAAATGGTACACCATTTGTTGGCTTAAATGATTCTGGCGGTGCTAGAATTCAAGAGGGTGTTGTTTCACTGGATGGTTATGGACATATTTTTTACAGAAATGCGATTTACTCTGGCGTAATCCCGCAAATTTCGGTTATTATGGGTCCTTGTGCAGGTGGGGCGGTCTATTCACCAGCCATTACCGATTTTGTTTTCATGGTTGAAAAGACAAGTCAGATGTTCATAACCGGGCCTAAAGTAATTGAAACGGTTACAGGTGAGAAGATTTCTGCGGAGGATCTTGGCGGTGCCAATGTACATAACAGTATCAGCGGAAATGCTCATTTTCAATCAGAGTCTGAGGCAGAGGTATTAGATCAGGTGCGTAAGATCTTAAGCTATCTTCCGCAGAATAATGAAGAAAAGGCTCCTCGGCTGGAGGTAGAAGACGAAAATGATTATCGGCCGGATTTAACAGATGTAATACCTTTTGATACATTAAGACCATATGATGTCCGCAAGGTGATTGAACAAGTTGCCGATGCAGACTCTTTTATGGAAATTCAAAAGGATTTTGCTAAAAATATTGTTGTTGGCTTTGCCCGAATTAAAGGTGAATCTGTTGGCCTTGTTTGTAATCAGCCTAAGGTGATGGCTGGGGGACTTGATATCAACTCCTCAGATAAGGCAGCCAGATTTATTCGTACCTGTGATTCATTTAATATCCCGATAATTACCTTTGAAGATGTGACTGGCTTTTTCCCAGGAGTAAAACAGGAGCATGGGGGAATTATCCGGCATGGGGCCAAAATATTATTTGCTTATTCAGAAGCAACCGTACCGAAATTAACAATTATTACGAGAAAGGCATATGGAGGCGCCTATGTTGCGTTAAACAGTAAATCAATTGGGGCTGACCTTGTTTATGCTTGGCCGAATGCTGAAATCGCTGTTATGGGTCCACAAGGTGCAGCTAATATTATTTTTGCACGAGAAATTCAGAATAGTGACAATCCGGAGGAACTCAGACAGCAGAAGATTGATGAATACCGCGAGAAGTTTGCCAATCCATATGTTGCCGCAAGCAGAGGGATGGTCGATGATGTTATTGACCCACGTGAGACCAGAATAAAAATTATTCAATCTCTAGAAATGCTGCGCAACAAAAAAGAATCAAGACCATATAAAAAACATGGCAATATCCCACTCTAA
- the mce gene encoding methylmalonyl-CoA epimerase: MIKKVDHIGIAVKSLENTLPFYTDVLRLPLLGIEEVTSQQVRVAFLKAGETKLELLEPTSSESAIAKYIEKRGEGIHHVALGVESIEERIIEMKEKGIQMIDELPRPGAGGAHIAFMHPKSAAGVLFELCEKKGMKE; this comes from the coding sequence ATGATTAAAAAAGTTGATCACATTGGAATAGCGGTTAAATCACTTGAGAATACACTTCCATTTTATACTGATGTCCTTAGGCTTCCTTTGTTAGGGATTGAAGAAGTGACGAGTCAACAGGTAAGGGTGGCATTTCTGAAGGCAGGAGAAACGAAACTTGAACTGTTAGAGCCTACCTCCTCGGAAAGTGCAATTGCCAAATATATCGAAAAACGCGGTGAGGGAATCCACCATGTTGCACTTGGTGTCGAATCGATTGAAGAAAGAATCATCGAGATGAAGGAAAAAGGAATACAAATGATTGATGAGCTACCTAGGCCAGGAGCAGGTGGAGCGCATATTGCATTCATGCATCCAAAATCTGCTGCAGGTGTTTTGTTTGAACTATGCGAAAAGAAGGGAATGAAGGAATAA
- the prli42 gene encoding stressosome-associated protein Prli42 — MSKKKTRKIIVYLMLFAMLASTLLIGIGQFIS; from the coding sequence ATGTCTAAAAAGAAAACGAGAAAAATAATCGTTTACCTTATGCTTTTTGCTATGCTTGCTTCCACTCTTCTCATCGGAATCGGCCAATTTATTTCTTAA
- a CDS encoding L,D-transpeptidase — MIKMLSPILFAFFISPLWPLGPNPLPGDPFVIVNKSTNELAFIDDNRVQTVVSIGSGKTQELTPEGLFTITVKAENPYYRRKDIPGGAPNNPLGSRWIGFDAKGTDGRTYGIHGTNQPASIGKYVSQGCIRTHNEVITSLYPLIPLGTKILVISSKKSFERLAKEIGAISNE, encoded by the coding sequence ATGATTAAGATGTTATCGCCAATCCTGTTTGCTTTTTTCATTTCGCCTCTGTGGCCGTTAGGTCCTAATCCGCTTCCAGGTGATCCGTTTGTTATCGTGAATAAAAGTACAAACGAACTTGCCTTTATTGACGATAATAGAGTCCAAACGGTCGTAAGTATCGGGAGCGGGAAAACTCAAGAATTAACACCTGAAGGTCTATTTACAATAACCGTTAAGGCAGAAAATCCTTATTATCGACGGAAGGATATTCCTGGTGGTGCCCCAAATAATCCACTCGGGTCAAGATGGATTGGTTTTGATGCAAAAGGTACAGACGGAAGGACCTACGGTATTCATGGAACCAACCAGCCAGCTTCCATAGGGAAATATGTATCACAAGGCTGCATCCGTACACATAACGAGGTCATCACTTCTCTCTATCCATTAATACCATTAGGTACAAAGATATTAGTTATCTCATCGAAGAAGTCATTTGAAAGACTTGCAAAAGAGATCGGTGCGATTAGTAACGAATGA
- a CDS encoding aromatic acid exporter family protein translates to MRYSIGYRTIKTAVGTAIAILVAQKFGLDNYASAGILTVLCIQATKRESLRTSWDRFFACILAMPFSALFFEVIGYHPIVIGIMLFFFIPTVVMLKAYDGVVTSTVIILHIYMANQITMGLFINEIGVITIGIGVALIMNLYMPSVDKKLKDYQGKIEENFKVIFSEIVCYLRNGESDWSGKEITDTARILEEAISLAFKDIENRFLKDENIYFNYFKMREKQFEIIEQILPIVTSITRTVTQGKMWADFLEDLSKNIKPENTAEIFIEKLNDMKKEFEEMDLPKTREEFEIRAALLHLTNEMNRYLIIKSSFIGIKKPSSKVNEPKQVEAN, encoded by the coding sequence ATGAGATATAGTATCGGCTATAGGACAATTAAAACTGCAGTTGGAACGGCTATTGCTATTTTAGTTGCCCAGAAGTTTGGATTAGACAACTATGCATCTGCCGGAATATTAACCGTTTTATGCATTCAGGCAACAAAAAGAGAATCCTTAAGGACTTCTTGGGATCGTTTTTTTGCCTGTATCCTTGCTATGCCTTTTTCAGCACTGTTTTTTGAAGTAATTGGATACCATCCAATCGTGATTGGAATTATGTTGTTTTTCTTTATCCCAACAGTGGTGATGTTAAAAGCGTACGATGGGGTCGTTACAAGCACTGTAATTATTTTACATATCTATATGGCTAATCAAATAACGATGGGACTATTTATAAATGAGATTGGAGTTATTACTATAGGGATTGGTGTTGCACTGATTATGAATTTGTATATGCCAAGTGTGGATAAAAAGCTGAAAGATTATCAAGGTAAAATCGAGGAAAACTTTAAGGTTATTTTTTCCGAAATAGTTTGTTATTTAAGAAATGGAGAAAGTGACTGGTCAGGTAAAGAGATTACTGATACAGCAAGAATTCTAGAGGAAGCAATAAGCCTGGCATTTAAAGATATAGAGAATCGTTTTTTAAAGGATGAAAATATTTATTTCAATTATTTTAAAATGAGAGAAAAGCAATTTGAGATTATTGAACAGATATTGCCAATTGTTACCTCCATTACAAGAACAGTTACCCAAGGAAAAATGTGGGCTGATTTTCTTGAAGATTTGTCCAAAAACATTAAACCAGAAAATACAGCGGAAATATTTATTGAAAAACTAAACGATATGAAAAAGGAATTTGAGGAAATGGACTTGCCCAAAACAAGAGAAGAATTTGAAATTAGGGCTGCTTTATTGCACTTAACAAACGAGATGAATAGGTATCTAATTATCAAGAGTTCTTTTATAGGAATCAAAAAACCATCATCAAAAGTGAATGAACCAAAGCAGGTTGAAGCAAACTAA
- a CDS encoding amino acid ABC transporter ATP-binding protein translates to MIKVENLHKSFGKLEVLKGISTTIHSGEVVAIIGPSGSGKSTFLRCMNFLETPTSGTILIADQNITDKKTNIMKVRQQVGMVFQHFHLFPHKTVMQNLTYAPINVKGLSKDEAEKVAGDLLDRVGLRDKADEYPTRLSGGQKQRVAIARALAMEPEVMLFDEPTSALDPEMVKEVLDVMKSLAHTGMTMAIVTHEMGFAREVADRVLFLDGGLLVEDTKPLEFFTNPKSKRAQDFLQKML, encoded by the coding sequence GTGATTAAGGTAGAAAACTTGCATAAAAGCTTTGGAAAACTTGAAGTATTAAAAGGGATATCAACAACCATCCACTCTGGGGAAGTCGTTGCGATTATCGGCCCATCCGGGTCAGGAAAGTCCACCTTCCTCCGCTGCATGAATTTTCTCGAAACTCCAACAAGCGGAACAATTTTGATTGCTGATCAAAATATTACCGATAAAAAGACGAATATTATGAAGGTGCGGCAACAAGTGGGGATGGTTTTTCAACATTTTCATTTGTTCCCGCATAAAACCGTCATGCAAAATCTGACGTATGCTCCGATTAATGTAAAAGGATTATCGAAAGATGAAGCGGAGAAGGTAGCAGGTGATCTTTTAGATAGGGTTGGACTGCGTGACAAAGCGGATGAATATCCGACAAGATTATCTGGCGGGCAAAAGCAGCGTGTTGCCATTGCACGTGCGTTAGCGATGGAGCCTGAGGTTATGCTATTTGATGAACCAACCTCGGCGCTAGACCCTGAAATGGTAAAGGAAGTATTAGATGTTATGAAATCACTTGCCCATACAGGTATGACGATGGCAATTGTGACCCACGAGATGGGCTTTGCTCGGGAAGTGGCAGATCGAGTATTATTTCTTGATGGCGGATTGCTAGTAGAAGACACAAAACCGCTGGAATTTTTTACAAATCCAAAGAGCAAACGTGCACAGGACTTCTTGCAAAAAATGCTCTAA
- a CDS encoding amino acid ABC transporter permease, which yields MNLDFAQFIPSMPFILEGIYVTLKIVILAGIIGFILGIILSLFKISSIKFLGWFADAYTSIFRGTPLVLQLMLIYYGSPQLTGFQIEPYTAAILAFALNSGAYISEIIRAGILAIDKGQQEAAMALGVPYWKMMWDIILPQALKNILPALMNEFISLTKESAIVTTIGVMDIMRRSYQVGAENYSFFEPLLIAGLIYYLMVITLTFLGKALERRMRRSD from the coding sequence ATGAACTTAGATTTTGCACAATTCATTCCTTCCATGCCATTTATATTAGAGGGAATATACGTCACACTTAAAATTGTCATTTTAGCAGGAATTATTGGATTTATTCTTGGTATTATCTTATCTTTATTCAAAATTAGCTCCATTAAATTTCTCGGCTGGTTTGCTGATGCCTATACATCTATTTTCCGCGGTACGCCGTTGGTTTTACAGCTAATGTTAATTTACTATGGCTCTCCGCAGTTAACAGGGTTTCAGATTGAACCGTATACGGCGGCAATTTTAGCGTTTGCACTAAATTCAGGTGCATACATATCTGAAATAATCAGGGCAGGTATTCTCGCGATTGATAAGGGGCAACAAGAAGCAGCAATGGCCTTAGGAGTCCCCTACTGGAAAATGATGTGGGATATTATTCTGCCGCAGGCACTGAAAAATATTTTGCCGGCATTAATGAACGAATTCATTTCTCTAACAAAGGAATCTGCGATTGTGACCACCATTGGTGTTATGGATATTATGCGCCGTTCTTACCAGGTAGGGGCTGAAAATTACTCGTTTTTCGAACCGTTGTTGATTGCAGGCCTCATCTATTACTTAATGGTCATTACATTGACCTTCTTAGGAAAAGCGCTTGAAAGGAGAATGAGACGCAGTGATTAA
- a CDS encoding transporter substrate-binding domain-containing protein yields MKKAVILFMTMILLAGLLAGCGTSEEDKTGEKTDDNKVLVMATSADYPPFEYIETGKSDDIIGFDVDLAKAIAAKLGYEVQVKDMDFGGLVQSLKSGQADFVLAGMTPTEKRKKNVDFSDIYYTAQHMIISKKDSGIETLEDLEGKTVGVQLGSIQEGKAEEINEKVAIKVENRNRIPELIQEMKAGRFDAAIIEDTVAKGYFENEKDLKGFTISDDPEEAGSAIAFPKNSELTEQFNKELQAMKENGELQELVVKWFGGEE; encoded by the coding sequence ATGAAAAAAGCGGTTATCTTATTTATGACAATGATATTATTAGCTGGTTTACTAGCTGGATGCGGTACAAGTGAAGAGGATAAAACAGGTGAAAAAACTGATGATAACAAGGTTTTAGTGATGGCGACCTCTGCAGATTATCCGCCGTTTGAATATATCGAAACAGGTAAAAGCGACGATATAATTGGTTTTGATGTTGACTTAGCAAAAGCAATTGCTGCAAAGCTTGGATATGAAGTTCAAGTAAAAGACATGGATTTCGGCGGATTGGTTCAATCACTGAAATCTGGTCAAGCCGATTTTGTCTTAGCAGGAATGACTCCAACAGAAAAACGTAAGAAAAATGTTGATTTCAGTGACATTTATTATACAGCCCAGCACATGATTATTTCTAAAAAAGACAGTGGAATTGAAACGCTTGAAGATTTAGAAGGAAAAACAGTGGGAGTACAACTTGGTTCAATTCAAGAAGGAAAAGCCGAAGAAATTAATGAAAAGGTTGCAATTAAAGTTGAAAACCGTAATCGTATCCCTGAACTTATTCAAGAGATGAAGGCTGGCCGTTTTGATGCAGCTATCATTGAAGATACGGTAGCAAAGGGTTATTTTGAAAATGAAAAAGATCTAAAAGGCTTTACTATTAGTGATGATCCAGAAGAAGCAGGTTCTGCGATTGCATTCCCGAAAAATAGCGAACTTACTGAGCAATTCAACAAAGAGTTACAAGCAATGAAGGAAAACGGCGAACTGCAAGAATTGGTTGTAAAATGGTTTGGCGGGGAAGAGTAA
- a CDS encoding BrxA/BrxB family bacilliredoxin has translation MSMDFNFFMNDVVTQARQEIASAGYQELKTPEEVEAALEQKGTTLVMINSVCGCAGGIARPAAAHALHYDKRPDNLVTVFAGQDKEATEKARSYFTGYPPSSPSFALLKDGKIVSMVERHQIEGYDPATVVSKLQNEFEEHCEEL, from the coding sequence ATGAGCATGGATTTTAACTTTTTCATGAATGATGTCGTGACACAAGCACGACAAGAAATAGCATCAGCTGGTTATCAAGAGCTTAAAACACCTGAAGAGGTCGAGGCAGCTCTAGAACAAAAAGGTACGACCTTAGTTATGATTAACTCTGTATGCGGATGTGCAGGCGGTATAGCGCGTCCTGCAGCAGCACATGCACTTCATTATGATAAACGTCCCGATAATCTGGTTACTGTTTTTGCTGGACAAGATAAAGAAGCAACTGAAAAGGCAAGAAGTTATTTTACTGGCTATCCGCCATCCTCGCCATCCTTTGCTTTATTAAAAGATGGAAAGATCGTCTCCATGGTTGAGAGGCATCAAATTGAAGGCTATGATCCAGCAACAGTTGTATCAAAGCTTCAAAATGAATTCGAAGAACACTGCGAAGAGCTTTAA